Proteins from one Anastrepha obliqua isolate idAnaObli1 chromosome 2, idAnaObli1_1.0, whole genome shotgun sequence genomic window:
- the LOC129237141 gene encoding dual specificity phosphatase 29 isoform X3 yields MSWRYTSPSRLESSSSDQTTGRQLQRVLHYSMAPGRNLPGLRRTECAIHDVDCDEVYPGIYIGDVAAAKNKSFLRMMGITHVLNAAEGCRYGQVDTGHSYYRDMPSIRRNNKDTIFRYMGFPMIDAPTTDISRYFYVAAKFIDSAISSGGKILVHCLVGMSRSATCVLAYLMICRKMSASEAIRKVRMRREIRPNEGFLQQLADLDMELKRKNLYPY; encoded by the exons ATGTCATGGAGATATACG TCGCCGAGCAGATTGGAATCATCCAGTTCAGACCAAACTACCGGGCGTCAACTGCAGAGAGTTCTCCATTATTCAATGGCCCCGGGCAGAAATCTTCCTGGTTTGCGAAGAACCGAGTGTGCCATACATGATGTTGATTGTGATGAGGTGTATCCCGGTATTTACATTGGTGATGT AGCTGCTGCAAAAAACAAATCTTTCCTACGAATGATGGGAATCACTCACGTGCTGAATGCCGCAGAAGGTTGTCGCTACGGTCAGGTGGACACTGGACATAGTTACTATCGTGATATGCCCAGCATAAG AAGAAACAACAAAGATACTATTTTCAGGTATATGGGCTTCCCAATGATTGATGCTCCTACAACCGATATATCCCGATACTTTTACGTCGCTGCGAAATTCATTGATAGCGCCATAAGCAGTGGAG GAAAAATTCTTGTTCATTGTTTGGTGGGCATGTCAAGATCTGCCACATGTGTATTGGCTTATTTAATGATTTGCCGCAAAATGTCTGCTTCAGAGGCGATACGAAAGGTGCGAATGCGGCGTGAGATTCGCCCGAATGAAGGATTTTTGCAGCAACTGGCCGATCTGGATATGGAGTTGAAACGAAAAAATCTCTATCCATACTAA
- the LOC129237141 gene encoding dual specificity phosphatase 29 isoform X4, which produces MSWRYTSPSRLESSSSDQTTGRQLQRVLHYSMAPGRNLPGLRRTECAIHDVDCDEVYPGIYIGDVAAAKNKSFLRMMGITHVLNAAEGCRYGQVDTGHSYYRDMPSIRYMGFPMIDAPTTDISRYFYVAAKFIDSAISSGGKILVHCLVGMSRSATCVLAYLMICRKMSASEAIRKVRMRREIRPNEGFLQQLADLDMELKRKNLYPY; this is translated from the exons ATGTCATGGAGATATACG TCGCCGAGCAGATTGGAATCATCCAGTTCAGACCAAACTACCGGGCGTCAACTGCAGAGAGTTCTCCATTATTCAATGGCCCCGGGCAGAAATCTTCCTGGTTTGCGAAGAACCGAGTGTGCCATACATGATGTTGATTGTGATGAGGTGTATCCCGGTATTTACATTGGTGATGT AGCTGCTGCAAAAAACAAATCTTTCCTACGAATGATGGGAATCACTCACGTGCTGAATGCCGCAGAAGGTTGTCGCTACGGTCAGGTGGACACTGGACATAGTTACTATCGTGATATGCCCAGCATAAG GTATATGGGCTTCCCAATGATTGATGCTCCTACAACCGATATATCCCGATACTTTTACGTCGCTGCGAAATTCATTGATAGCGCCATAAGCAGTGGAG GAAAAATTCTTGTTCATTGTTTGGTGGGCATGTCAAGATCTGCCACATGTGTATTGGCTTATTTAATGATTTGCCGCAAAATGTCTGCTTCAGAGGCGATACGAAAGGTGCGAATGCGGCGTGAGATTCGCCCGAATGAAGGATTTTTGCAGCAACTGGCCGATCTGGATATGGAGTTGAAACGAAAAAATCTCTATCCATACTAA
- the LOC129237141 gene encoding dual specificity phosphatase 29 isoform X2, with protein sequence MSWRYTPFTDRYSTNIGERYSSLYYQSPSRLESSSSDQTTGRQLQRVLHYSMAPGRNLPGLRRTECAIHDVDCDEVYPGIYIGDVAAAKNKSFLRMMGITHVLNAAEGCRYGQVDTGHSYYRDMPSIRYMGFPMIDAPTTDISRYFYVAAKFIDSAISSGGKILVHCLVGMSRSATCVLAYLMICRKMSASEAIRKVRMRREIRPNEGFLQQLADLDMELKRKNLYPY encoded by the exons ATGTCATGGAGATATACG CCCTTTACTGACAGGTACAGCACCAATATAGGAGAAAGATACAGTTCATTATATTATCAG TCGCCGAGCAGATTGGAATCATCCAGTTCAGACCAAACTACCGGGCGTCAACTGCAGAGAGTTCTCCATTATTCAATGGCCCCGGGCAGAAATCTTCCTGGTTTGCGAAGAACCGAGTGTGCCATACATGATGTTGATTGTGATGAGGTGTATCCCGGTATTTACATTGGTGATGT AGCTGCTGCAAAAAACAAATCTTTCCTACGAATGATGGGAATCACTCACGTGCTGAATGCCGCAGAAGGTTGTCGCTACGGTCAGGTGGACACTGGACATAGTTACTATCGTGATATGCCCAGCATAAG GTATATGGGCTTCCCAATGATTGATGCTCCTACAACCGATATATCCCGATACTTTTACGTCGCTGCGAAATTCATTGATAGCGCCATAAGCAGTGGAG GAAAAATTCTTGTTCATTGTTTGGTGGGCATGTCAAGATCTGCCACATGTGTATTGGCTTATTTAATGATTTGCCGCAAAATGTCTGCTTCAGAGGCGATACGAAAGGTGCGAATGCGGCGTGAGATTCGCCCGAATGAAGGATTTTTGCAGCAACTGGCCGATCTGGATATGGAGTTGAAACGAAAAAATCTCTATCCATACTAA
- the LOC129237141 gene encoding dual specificity phosphatase 29 isoform X1: MSWRYTPFTDRYSTNIGERYSSLYYQSPSRLESSSSDQTTGRQLQRVLHYSMAPGRNLPGLRRTECAIHDVDCDEVYPGIYIGDVAAAKNKSFLRMMGITHVLNAAEGCRYGQVDTGHSYYRDMPSIRRNNKDTIFRYMGFPMIDAPTTDISRYFYVAAKFIDSAISSGGKILVHCLVGMSRSATCVLAYLMICRKMSASEAIRKVRMRREIRPNEGFLQQLADLDMELKRKNLYPY; the protein is encoded by the exons ATGTCATGGAGATATACG CCCTTTACTGACAGGTACAGCACCAATATAGGAGAAAGATACAGTTCATTATATTATCAG TCGCCGAGCAGATTGGAATCATCCAGTTCAGACCAAACTACCGGGCGTCAACTGCAGAGAGTTCTCCATTATTCAATGGCCCCGGGCAGAAATCTTCCTGGTTTGCGAAGAACCGAGTGTGCCATACATGATGTTGATTGTGATGAGGTGTATCCCGGTATTTACATTGGTGATGT AGCTGCTGCAAAAAACAAATCTTTCCTACGAATGATGGGAATCACTCACGTGCTGAATGCCGCAGAAGGTTGTCGCTACGGTCAGGTGGACACTGGACATAGTTACTATCGTGATATGCCCAGCATAAG AAGAAACAACAAAGATACTATTTTCAGGTATATGGGCTTCCCAATGATTGATGCTCCTACAACCGATATATCCCGATACTTTTACGTCGCTGCGAAATTCATTGATAGCGCCATAAGCAGTGGAG GAAAAATTCTTGTTCATTGTTTGGTGGGCATGTCAAGATCTGCCACATGTGTATTGGCTTATTTAATGATTTGCCGCAAAATGTCTGCTTCAGAGGCGATACGAAAGGTGCGAATGCGGCGTGAGATTCGCCCGAATGAAGGATTTTTGCAGCAACTGGCCGATCTGGATATGGAGTTGAAACGAAAAAATCTCTATCCATACTAA